The genomic stretch TTCACTTTCTTGCTGTTTTTCACTTAAATTTGGATCTATTTCAGGATTATGTTTTCCTACTATAATAAGGGTAATAAGCCGCATTTCTTCCGGTATTTTCAGTATTTCTTTGGCTTTATCTTCATCAAAACCGGCAATAGGATGAGCTACTAAACCGAGTTCGGTAGCTTTTAACAATAACAGACCAACAGCCATTCCTGTATCAAAAAGGTAATAGACTCTTTTTTTTACTAAGCAATCAAACTTTCTTTTACTAAATACTCCAATTATCATAGAAGACTTTGTTGCCCATTGATTACCTTTAGATAGAGCTGTGAAGAGCTCTTTGAGCTTTTGACGATCTTGAACAAAAACGAAACGCCATGGTTGGTTGTTAAAACAGGAAGGTGCTAATTGAGCTGCCTTACTTAGTTGTTCAATCGTATCATTACTAATCTCTACAGGGAGTAAAGACCTATAAGCCCGTCTGGTTTCAATACTTTTTTGCAATTCCATACATACCTCCTGATTATACAAGTTAGACTTATGATTATCTTTTTATCTATCTAAGTTATTATTAATGCTAAGGTCAAGAAGAAAAATCTTATAGGTGTTTCTTAATAGTTTTGGTTATTGACTTCATTAGTTTTATCGAAGGGTCGGCTGCTCTCACAAAGAAGCATTCTCCTCAGTTAATTAATTGTTCCCTAATCTAACAATGAAAGCGATTTAGATAATAAAAGTTTACATCTGAGCTCAACAAAATTGCAGGAAGACTTGAACAGCTGATATCCAGAGAAATCAATTGACAAAAAAACTCTTCATCAAAGAAGAATATTCTTTTTCTAAGTAAATTTTATCAAGAAATAATCTTAAGAAGATAAAACTATGAATTATGCTGGAACGGCAGGAGCAACTACAGCGGCATACGAATCTATTGCTAATGCTACAAAAGCATCCGGAGCAATAATAAGTATCAAACCAGAATCCTTTTTGTCTTTGCTTGCTAAGACTGAAAAGCCATTAGTTGTCTATTCTAAACCGGCTTTTTTAT from Candidatus Cloacimonadota bacterium encodes the following:
- a CDS encoding nitroreductase family protein: MELQKSIETRRAYRSLLPVEISNDTIEQLSKAAQLAPSCFNNQPWRFVFVQDRQKLKELFTALSKGNQWATKSSMIIGVFSKRKFDCLVKKRVYYLFDTGMAVGLLLLKATELGLVAHPIAGFDEDKAKEILKIPEEMRLITLIIVGKHNPEIDPNLSEKQQESEKERPSRSPLSKFSFINEYI